Within Rhododendron vialii isolate Sample 1 chromosome 12a, ASM3025357v1, the genomic segment TTTCATAAGAAGGCTGTggggaaattgaaaaaaaataaaaggaaaaaaactaaacaagcaTCACAGCAATAACAAAATCTAACACACGACTTACGACAATTTCATCACGCATTCGAACAGCTCCATATCTTGCTTATACAAATGGCAAAtcaaagccaatttttttttaattagttatAGTTAGATTTAGCAGTTCGTGATAAAATGGggacaaaaaaatatgaccatcTTTTTTACTCGGGAAGGAGAATCTTAACCATGTGAGAGAAAGGTATTCTGTGACATATATTCTCCACCcctggtttaaaaaaaaaatgaaggactAGAAACTTGGCGACAAGAACATGAAACACCATCCTATTACAGATAAAAACAGAAACAATATGCAAGACAATAGGAATAAGTCATGCAAGTTAAAATGTAAACAACACTACCTTGCCAGAAGCATTGCGAACAGGTGAGATGTGAAGTACGTTCCAAAATGAACTTTTGTCCTTCCTGAGAACAAAACATCCAAAAAAGGTGGCATATAAATCCAAATacaaataaggaggtccttcGCGACATAATAAGAAGCATAGGTATGTATCGACCTGTAATTTAAGATACGTACTGTGCATGCTTGCTCAGTTTGAATACTTTCCTTTATCTGCAAAACAATTACCCAACTCAAAACTCAGTACAATCGCCTAAAAACCTTTTTTTCGAATTCAATAGAACCAAATCCACAATAGTTACTAATCAAAGCCACTTGAAAacaggactcttgcatctcctTAGGAAGTCAGGAGTTCGAATCTCCCTACCTGCGTGTGGGTGTTATCCCCCTTGTATTTGTCGGGATTATTTCAGCTATTAGTTGGGTCGAGCTTATAGTAATTGTGgactttgttttctgtttgatgTAATTCTGATACTTATATTCTCCTATCActtgtatccaaaaaaaaaaaaaagccatgtaaaaacaaaaaaaaaactgagctAAGGAGAATAGCCACCTTAAATATGGTTGATGAATCCGTATCCACGCCACCTAAAAACCTGCAATTTCGGCCCAGAACTTCATGTATAGCATATCCTAttgaagatttaaaaaaaaaaaaaaaaaaaacccttcgaTTAGGATAAAAAAGTCCGTAAGTTGGATAGTGCGTGCATAAATAACTGGATCGATCTCCAAGTCTAAGTTCATTATGGAGTAATCAAACAAGTATGCAACTCACAAACCTGTTAGTTTCAGGAAGGCATCGCTCACATACACAATAGGCATGTCAGGTAAGTGTGGATCGGATCTGCAAGGCAACATACATACGTTGccgaaacaaaagaaaatatattcaCAGCCTTAGTGAATAAGAACTGTATCCAAGGTAATGCAATTAAAACTAGGAATTTGCAACAACTCACAATACAAAGCTTTGCTTGATTCTACCAAGAGATAAAATTAACGATGAACCAAGAGGGCCCATCCCAGCTAAGCAGCATCTCTTCCCACACACTAGCCTGCGTGTTAACTCGCTATAGTGGGTTAGCACAGACAAGATGTTGTTCATGGCAGATGCGGCCTTTGTCTTTTCTAGATCACTAGCCTCACAGTGCTCTTCAACTTCTAACTCTGCGAACACAAATTCAGTTGATAAGAACCTTAAATGACCCATAATGCGAATGAGTAAGCAACACTAAACTATGTTATATGGACTCTTCTATACGCATGTAAATACCCGTGTCGGACTCCCGACACTTGTGTAAGGCTGTTGGATATATGTCGACAGCCAATGGCCATATGCAATCTAGAAATTTGGATTCTATAATGCTTTTGATATTCGAAGCGAAAGAAGTCCCCATTTGCTGGAAAAGAAACGTTGTTGACGAATAGAAACTCATATAGCCTAAATCCCATTTGAACTCAAGTGAATTTTAGAAATTTGACAATACATCTCCTAAGAATCTTGCACATCGTAGAAGAAAGTGTTCAAGACTTGTCCCTATGCCCATAACTCACTTTTGGACATATCTCAACATCTAAGATTTaagtttctttgttttcattcCTGGACTCAAAAAAGCCAGAAGAAATTGGATGAAATGGAAAACCTTAAGATACAACCTCATATGCAACCACAAgacaaaacaaatgaaccaGTGAGAGAATCCCTGGAGAGTACAAGCTAAGGTCCAAGTAATCTTCATCAATCCAACATCAATTACCAACCAAAAGGGAAAAGATGAAAACAAACCTCTACCATCCGAATCTAACGCCAAAACACGACTCAATTCCACAACAGAATCCAAGCACACCTCCCTCCTACAAGAACCAATCATTGTTTCTCTAAACCCCAAACCATCTTCACAAAAACCACCCCCATTGCGTcctgttaaaaaaataaattgttaaGAACCTCACATTCATTCATATATCAAAACATAGACCTAACATTCCTTTGTATTGCCTAAAAAACATGCCTTTTATATATACTACAAAGCCTGGTGACCAAGAACCATAAATGAACTAAAGAAACATGCATAACAAGGAAACCTAGGCAATCTAAGAAACATGAATAATAACCTCGTGTAAACAGAAAACTTAATGAAAACACCTAACAAGCACTAAGACCGAGAatgcctttatataggctacaagCCTACAAAACCTGGTAACCAAGAAACATAAATGAACTAAAGAAACGTGCATAACAATGAAAACTCGGCAATCTATGAAACATGAAGAATAACCTAGTCTAAACAGGAAACGTAATAACGACACAACAATCTATGGTAGCTTAGTATTACGCTAACACAACCAAACCCACCTCCAGATTGCCTCCGTTTTCGCATAATCGGCACCTGAACACCAACAAAGTGAACCACCCTTCCATCCTCTTTCCCAAACACAGGACGCATACAAAACAACATCCAGAAAGGCCTCCCATCCCTCCTATAATTCACTATACTAACTTGCAAGCTCTTCTCTTGCCTAATCGCCTCCCGAATCTCCAACACCGATCTCCTATCAGTCTTTGGCCCTTGAAACACTCTCCCGTTCTTCCCCACCACTTCTCCCATCTCATAACCAGACATTTTCAAGAACCCATTAGAGGCAAACACAATCGGGTGACCCGAGATTGATGGGTCGGTTATCGTGAAGCTGTCGGGTAATTCGTTGAGCGTTTCCCGGACCCAGATGGAGTATCGATTGGTGAAGGATAATTCAAGCTGACCCAGGTGTGGTTCCATAGCAGGAGCAGTAATTGTTGGCCCAAAATTCGATCTTTTAGTAATTGGTGTGTGAAAATTCGATCTTTTTGAGTGTTGTGGATTGGAGCCAATCCCATGTGGTAGGAGGTTTTACGCACTTGTGGTTGgagtggggaaaaaaattggccTAACACATGAGGTGAAAGGGAGATTTGATTGAAGCAGGAAT encodes:
- the LOC131310401 gene encoding protein TWIN LOV 1 isoform X2 translates to MEPHLGQLELSFTNRYSIWVRETLNELPDSFTITDPSISGHPIVFASNGFLKMSGYEMGEVVGKNGRVFQGPKTDRRSVLEIREAIRQEKSLQVSIVNYRRDGRPFWMLFCMRPVFGKEDGRVVHFVGVQVPIMRKRRQSGELEVEEHCEASDLEKTKAASAMNNILSVLTHYSELTRRLVCGKRCCLAGMGPLGSSLILSLGRIKQSFVLSDPHLPDMPIVYVSDAFLKLTGYAIHEVLGRNCRFLGGVDTDSSTIFKIKESIQTEQACTVRILNYRKDKSSFWNVLHISPVRNASGKIAYYVGVQIDEGCKNHDKNGLSPEMRQHSAVGAVKVAVRSLSMVAGTSES
- the LOC131310401 gene encoding protein TWIN LOV 1 isoform X3, whose protein sequence is MEPHLGQLELSFTNRYSIWVRETLNELPDSFTITDPSISGHPIVFASNGFLKMSGYEMGEVVGKNGRVFQGPKTDRRSVLEIREAIRQEKSLQVSIVNYRRDGRPFWMLFCMRPVFGKEDGRVVHFVGVQVPIMRKRRQSGGRNGGGFCEDGLGFRETMIGSCRREVCLDSVVELSRVLALDSDGRELEVEEHCEASDLEKTKAASAMNNILSVLTHYSELTRRLVCGKRCCLAGMGPLGSSLILSLGRIKQSFVLSDPHLPDMPIVYVSDAFLKLTGYAIHEVLGRNCRFLGGVDTDSSTIFKIKESIQTEQACTEGQKFILERTSHLTCSQCFWQDSLLRGGSN
- the LOC131310401 gene encoding protein TWIN LOV 1 isoform X4; translated protein: MEPHLGQLELSFTNRYSIWVRETLNELPDSFTITDPSISGHPIVFASNGFLKMSGYEMGEVVGKNGRVFQGPKTDRRSVLEIREAIRQEKSLQVSIVNYRRDGRPFWMLFCMRPVFGKEDGRVVHFVGVQVPIMRKRRQSGGRNGGGFCEDGLGFRETMIGSCRREVCLDSVVELSRVLALDSDGRELEVEEHCEASDLEKTKAASAMNNILSVLTHYSELTRRLVCGKRCCLAGMGPLGSSLILSLGRIKQSFVLSDPHLPDMPIVYVSDAFLKLTGYAIHEVLGRNCRFLGGVDTDSSTIFKEGQKFILERTSHLTCSQCFWQDSLLRGGSN
- the LOC131310401 gene encoding protein TWIN LOV 1 isoform X1, translated to MEPHLGQLELSFTNRYSIWVRETLNELPDSFTITDPSISGHPIVFASNGFLKMSGYEMGEVVGKNGRVFQGPKTDRRSVLEIREAIRQEKSLQVSIVNYRRDGRPFWMLFCMRPVFGKEDGRVVHFVGVQVPIMRKRRQSGGRNGGGFCEDGLGFRETMIGSCRREVCLDSVVELSRVLALDSDGRELEVEEHCEASDLEKTKAASAMNNILSVLTHYSELTRRLVCGKRCCLAGMGPLGSSLILSLGRIKQSFVLSDPHLPDMPIVYVSDAFLKLTGYAIHEVLGRNCRFLGGVDTDSSTIFKIKESIQTEQACTVRILNYRKDKSSFWNVLHISPVRNASGKIAYYVGVQIDEGCKNHDKNGLSPEMRQHSAVGAVKVAVRSLSMVAGTSES